A stretch of DNA from Triticum dicoccoides isolate Atlit2015 ecotype Zavitan chromosome 2A, WEW_v2.0, whole genome shotgun sequence:
CCCCTTTCCCCCTCTATTTTACTTTCTACAGTTCACTTCGTGCGCATCATGTATGTCGATCGTAGAAACACTGGCCTTGTTCCTTCCCAGGAGGGAGGAACATAGAGGAAGATGGGTTAGAGGAGTATCTTCTTGGCGCCACTGAGCCGACACCATCGTCGTCGCTTGCTTACTGGTGCCAAGCAACTGACATGTAGTGGGACGGTGGAAGGGGAGCAGTGGTGCCGCTTTGCCCAACCACACCGACATGGGGAGTTGGAATCGTTCCTGTCCTCCTTCACGACTGGAGGAATGACATGCCACCTGAGGCGGCGGCGAGCAACTGCAGTGACAATAGTACCAGACAGGGAGGCGTGGAGGGTCCTTTCAGCAAGCTCCTGTGTGCGCATCGTCTGAGAAGAGATGAGTGGAGGTGGGACAGTGACGAGCTAGGCGacggcatgagagagagagagaggatgcctACTGCATTTGTTTTGTATGTCGTTTGAAGTCATTTTATCGACTTTGCATTTACGTATCCCCATTTTAAACTTTTCAATCCTTTTAAGATGCCTTTTTATCCGTGGGATGCCCACTGCATTTGTTTTCTATGTCGTTTGAagtcatttttttattttattgatCTACATATGCCTGTTAAACTTACCCGTGCTATTTATAGGCCTTATATCCTCTGGATGCCTATTGGCTACTGCGTTCTATGGCGTCTGAAGTCACATTGCATTTATCCATGTGGCGTTTACAATACACTTGTTTAAAAATTTTCTTCGCTTTTAAGCGTCCTTGTATCTGTCGGATGCCTATTGCGTTTGTTCTCTATGACATTTGACATTACTTGGTATTTATTGGAGGTACATACAAAATATAATGTTTAAACTTTCCCGCGCTTTTTGGCGGTCACATATTTCTCCTCACATGGCGCGTGCATTGCACATTTAATTCAATGAATATATGCAATGCCTTATATTCTTTAGCCGGTTCTTCTAAAATTTATGTGAAGTCACAAAATAGGAAAACTTATAGtgttttttttttctcctctcgggtcatcaagagcgagttactccctccgtcccataatataggacgttttttgacactagcatagcgtcaaaaaacgtcttacattatgagacaaaGGGAGCTATATTTTGTCTTCTACTAATCACAAGATCATATTAATTAATATCTGAAGAACAGTAgttgttttgtgttgactttgaatGTAAAATGACTTGGCTGGCGTATCCATTAATCGACATNNNNNNNNNNNNNNNNNNNNNNNNNNNNNNNNNNNNNNNNNNNNNNNNNNNNNNNNNNNNNNNNNNNNNNNNNNNNNNNNNNNNNNNNNNNNNNNNNNNNNNNNNNNNNNNNNNNNNNNNNNNNNNNNNNNNNNNNNNNNNNNNNNNNNNNNNNNNNNNNNNNNNNNNNNNNNNNNNNNNNNNNNNNNNNNNNNNNNNNNNNNNNNNNNNNNNNNNNNNNNNNNGGGTGCAAAGGGCCTGACAAAATTGACCACTAAATTGCATCAAGCAACATCCCCTGTGCTATACACACGACACTGGGTAGCCGATTTGCGCACGATCGCACTGATCCGGCCGTGCATGCGTTGGACAAAGTGGAGGCCAGCGGTTAGATCACGCATCGTCCAACGTTCGGCTGCTATGTATCGGCTGCATAGTAGTTTCGAATTAAATATAGTACTCTTTctgtaaataataataataagacatTTCACCATCAGTCTACTTGCTTAACAAAAACCACCGAGAGGCTGAAAGATACTccatactactcccttcgtttcaacATAGATCACCAAACTTTGTACTAACTTGAAAAAACTTTAGGCCTCTCCATCCTCTTTATGTACTTTATTAATTAATTTTGCCCAATCTCATCTCTGTTTTATATCAGTGAAAAAAATTGCAACTTTTAAAGACTCTTCCTTTGCAAATCTGGCCTTTCTTCCTTGCGGCTGGCTGCATTATTTGTCTCCCTTTCCCCTCCCATCTCTGTCTCTCTCCCctaccctcttcctcttcctctccctctccaaaagaacaagaaaaaaaggAATAGAAAGAGGAAGAAGCAAGCCTTGGCTTTTGACTTGGTGATGGGCAGTGGAATTATTCCCAGGAATTAATCCCTTGTGGTTCTGAAAGATTCATTCATACCAAGAAAGGAGGAGGAAATAGTTGCTTGTTGAATCTCCCCTCCCCTCTTTTTTTTGCTCAAAAATTCCCAATCTTTCTCTTCTCCCCTGTCTGTTCGTGGGAGAAGAGAGAAGAGGGAAGAGGGCGCCATGGCGAAGAAGGAGGGACCTTGCGGCCATTGCGGAGTCACAAGTgagctcctcctcttcttccttatACAGCTCAAATTTTCCCCTCCCCTTTGTTTCTCCGCGACCGCGGCTGTGGTGGGATTCTGCATCTGGGAGGTGGATTCCCAATCTCGCCTCTTCCTCTGAATGCTGAAACCCGCCGGCCGAATCCCCCGTGGATATGGTTAAGATctactcctactagtatatgagATGCCTTTCTTTCTCTGGATGTGAAACTCTGAACAAAATTAGTATCTCATTCAGACTTGTGTGTGCTTTGACTCTGCTTGCTGCTTGTTAGATGCAGCTGACACTCTTGGTTTACAAGAAGAAAAGGACTGTCTGCTCATACTTAATACGTACTCCTACTTGCTGCAGTTATTCAGATATTCAGAGTTCCCTACATGCTTGCTGCAGTTTCAGATAAATGCTTTAATGTCAGAGTTGATTCTCTGCTCGCTGCTCTGTGTCATCTGCACAGATTAGTTACACGCTTGCAGGACAGCACAGGGAAATTTACATCTGGCTTGTACTGTATGTACTAACCATTGAAAACAAGCAACACCTGAAAGAAATATGCAGTTTGACTATGTATATGCTCACCTCATTATATTCAGAGTTCAGTATATACTTGCCGCAGACACAGAAAATGCTTGATGTCAGGAGTAGAGTTCATTTTCTGCTGCTCTGTGTCATCTGCACAGATTTGTTTCCTTCTCAGATTATCTGCATTTGCTAGGCTTTGTTCTGTAGGACAGCACATGGAGCATTACAGGCTTGTATGTACTAACCATTGAAAACAGTACCTGGAATATGAAGTCTgacgatgtactccctccgttccaaattactcgtcgtgagtaatttggaacggagggtgtATCTATGAGAGATTACTTATTTATTGCCTTGAAGATGTATTCTTCCTGACTGTTGTTTTATGTTTGCTTCCTCGATTAGCGCCAccatctctcttttttttgggaccCCGGCCAGCATCTCTTGTAGTTTCACTGCCAGGCATAATTCTTGTAATAAATCTATTATGCAAGGAAGCCCATGATTGATGGACCCACTACCGATGAACTCTGTGCCTGCATTTTACGCAGATTCTCGGGTACCAGTTTTGTACTCTGTTTCTTATTGCTCATGGCAAATGCTGCTGACACAGGTACTCCTCTCTGGCGAAATGGGCCACCAGACAAGCCAGTTCTCTGCAATGCATGTGGGTCGAGATGGAGGATAAGGGGTACGTTGGTGAACTACACACCGGCGCATCGCCGCGAAGATACTGGTGCTAGTGAAGCTAGACCTGACAAGCTGAAGCTCAAGGGACAGAAACAGCCCAAGAAAAGACCAAACCGCAGTAtagtgaaggatgaaccatggtctGATCAGAACTTCTGGAAGATGGGAAATGCGGACACAAGCAATCGATCTGGTTCTGGATCAGCGGTATCATATTCAGAGAGTTGTGCCCCATATGGTTCTGTTGATGCAAGGGAAATGGCCGGTCAGTTTCCTCTAATATCTTAACGTGTTTCTGTTAAGTCAAAACTTTTTTTTTTTTAAATCCTTGATGAGTATCGGATCTTGTATGATTTGGTTCAATTCAAACAAATAATATAAGCATTGAACTTGAGGCTTGAGATGAGCTGTAAAAGAATCAGAATCAGAAGCTCTCTTTTTGGACGACTCCTTTCACAACTATTGTTAGGTTTGCTAATGGTGGTTTTCTGGTATCATTCAAATTCAGGTTCAGCGCAGTCACATGCTTGGGATTCACTGGTGCCATCAAGAAAAAGGAGTTGTGTCACTCGTCCTAAGCCATCACCGGTGGAAGAGCTTGTAGAAGAGCTCAACTCCATATTGCACGAAGAAAAGTTATACTGCCTTTCAGCAGGATCCACAGAGGAAGACCTGCTTTATCATAATGAAACTCCCGTTGGCTCCTTTGAGATCGGTTATGGAAGTGTGCTTCTTAGGCATCCGAACTCGAAATCAGCAGAGGAAGAGTCAGAAGCAAACTCTGTTCCTGCAGATAGCAAGTCATACATTACAAGTGAATCCTATTCAGGTTCTGCCTCATTCATTGCGCATAGTGAAATCAAGGGAGCGAGCAACTCAAATGCTGCATCCGAGAAGCTAAAGTGGTCACCAATGGAGACACATGACAGTGCTAGGAGGTATTTTACAGTCTTGTTAGCCTAAAATGTTTGTACTG
This window harbors:
- the LOC119357353 gene encoding GATA transcription factor 26-like isoform X1, producing MAKKEGPCGHCGVTSTPLWRNGPPDKPVLCNACGSRWRIRGTLVNYTPAHRREDTGASEARPDKLKLKGQKQPKKRPNRSIVKDEPWSDQNFWKMGNADTSNRSGSGSAVSYSESCAPYGSVDAREMAGSAQSHAWDSLVPSRKRSCVTRPKPSPVEELVEELNSILHEEKLYCLSAGSTEEDLLYHNETPVGSFEIGYGSVLLRHPNSKSAEEESEANSVPADSKSYITSESYSGSASFIAHSEIKGASNSNAASEKLKWSPMETHDSARRDELHYSNQHILESADSALVSVALEDKEVGGLTKSSMRSLKRPYESQPQSFTDAEVRAGTMRIASSRSGAMASSCQLRSSFLPKSGNATRASLNLFMLAPDKLSSMMNPSDKDSDQDSLLLEVPRNAPHPEAELLLCCPPPSQLSSVTVTAASPPSNHSPGSASDQLRNRHQW
- the LOC119357353 gene encoding GATA transcription factor 26-like isoform X2 — protein: MAKKEGPCGHCGVTSTPLWRNGPPDKPVLCNACGSRWRIRGTLVNYTPAHRREDTGASEARPDKLKLKGQKQPKKRPNRSIVKDEPWSDQNFWKMGNADTSNRSGSGSAVSYSESCAPYGSVDAREMAGSAQSHAWDSLVPSRKRSCVTRPKPSPVEELVEELNSILHEEKLYCLSAGSTEEDLLYHNETPVGSFEIGYGSVLLRHPNSKSAEEESEANSVPADSKSYITSESYSGSASFIAHSEIKGASNSNAASEKLKWSPMETHDSARRDELHYSNQHILESADSALVSVALEDKEVGGLTKSSMRSLKRPYESQPQSFTEVRAGTMRIASSRSGAMASSCQLRSSFLPKSGNATRASLNLFMLAPDKLSSMMNPSDKDSDQDSLLLEVPRNAPHPEAELLLCCPPPSQLSSVTVTAASPPSNHSPGSASDQLRNRHQW